From the Roseibium salinum genome, one window contains:
- a CDS encoding methyl-accepting chemotaxis protein: MSAPEKSAPSQTGNVAKYLRFMSKSGSNTQSAQRAWKTLQPALPEILGRFYDDLLAQEELRQKMGKHEQNTAPLKNAQTRHWEYIFNNDPDPEFFRQSARIGVAHVRIGLGAEWLMSAFGRLLNEAIPIIVKKHRFSHSAMIETLQTVVTRFFLDMVMAQRAFEVEQRRLEDINKKEADSLLNLRATADTICELNELVMAMALLSRNTQDANANGQSISVAVEELVASIGQISENSEGAAQEAIQTNNAAKDGLAKMSAVSNAIGEISSTSRQTSRSLQDLNEAASQISEFLSVIQSIADQTNLLALNATIEAARAGEAGRGFAVVAAEVKTLAAQTGKATEDISQRIEALTAGMETIQSAIESSEGAINKGEEAIGSANEIMQSIDGMVSTVSERVTQITGILHQQKDASHEIAQNVSNVAALNESTDSQLKDMHIILQNSNNQFNDNAQSLVNADSAQSLCEMARIDHVLFKKRVVDTVTGHDNWTCAELPDHHHCSLGKWCDGVQDERIKAHPAYQRLLAPHKAVHDAGHRALSAIEAGRATEAFTALAELDEASKGVLEGLARLSTAMENGLGDAGATKANRVAGASGSQ; the protein is encoded by the coding sequence ATGTCCGCACCCGAGAAGAGCGCTCCTTCACAAACCGGAAATGTCGCCAAGTACCTCCGCTTCATGTCCAAATCGGGAAGCAACACCCAGTCGGCACAGCGCGCCTGGAAGACCTTGCAGCCGGCTCTGCCGGAGATTCTCGGCCGCTTTTACGACGATCTTCTGGCCCAGGAGGAACTGCGCCAGAAGATGGGCAAACATGAACAGAATACGGCCCCGCTCAAGAACGCTCAGACCAGACACTGGGAGTACATCTTCAACAACGATCCCGATCCGGAATTCTTCCGCCAATCCGCCCGCATCGGTGTGGCGCATGTCAGGATAGGCCTGGGAGCCGAATGGCTGATGTCGGCCTTCGGCCGCCTGCTCAACGAAGCAATTCCGATTATCGTCAAGAAGCACCGTTTTTCACACAGCGCCATGATTGAAACGCTCCAGACGGTTGTGACGCGGTTCTTTCTGGACATGGTGATGGCGCAACGGGCGTTCGAGGTCGAGCAACGCCGCCTGGAGGATATCAACAAAAAGGAGGCGGACAGCCTGCTGAACCTTCGGGCGACCGCAGACACGATTTGCGAGCTCAATGAGCTTGTGATGGCAATGGCCCTCCTGTCCCGCAATACACAGGACGCCAACGCCAACGGCCAGTCCATTTCCGTTGCCGTCGAGGAGCTTGTCGCATCGATCGGGCAGATCTCCGAAAACAGCGAGGGCGCTGCCCAGGAAGCGATCCAGACCAACAATGCGGCCAAAGACGGTCTCGCCAAGATGTCGGCCGTATCCAATGCCATCGGCGAGATTTCATCGACGTCCCGGCAAACCTCCCGGAGCCTGCAGGACCTGAACGAAGCAGCCTCCCAGATCAGTGAATTTCTTTCGGTCATCCAGTCGATCGCGGATCAGACAAATCTTCTGGCGCTCAACGCCACCATCGAGGCGGCACGCGCGGGAGAAGCCGGCAGAGGCTTTGCGGTGGTCGCCGCGGAAGTCAAAACGCTCGCGGCACAAACCGGCAAGGCGACAGAGGACATTTCCCAACGGATCGAAGCGCTGACGGCGGGGATGGAAACGATCCAGTCGGCGATAGAGAGTTCAGAGGGCGCCATCAACAAAGGCGAAGAAGCGATCGGATCCGCCAATGAAATCATGCAGTCAATCGACGGCATGGTCTCGACCGTTTCCGAACGGGTCACCCAGATTACCGGGATCCTGCATCAGCAAAAGGATGCCAGCCACGAGATCGCTCAGAACGTGTCGAACGTTGCTGCGCTGAACGAAAGCACGGATTCGCAGCTCAAGGACATGCACATCATCCTCCAGAACAGCAACAATCAGTTCAACGACAACGCGCAGTCGCTCGTCAACGCCGATTCCGCGCAGTCCTTGTGCGAAATGGCCAGGATCGACCATGTGCTGTTCAAGAAGCGCGTCGTCGACACCGTAACCGGCCACGATAACTGGACCTGCGCCGAGTTGCCGGATCATCACCATTGCTCCCTGGGCAAATGGTGTGACGGCGTTCAGGACGAACGGATCAAGGCCCATCCGGCATACCAGAGATTGCTCGCTCCGCACAAAGCGGTTCATGATGCGGGACACCGGGCCTTGAGCGCTATCGAAGCAGGCCGCGCGACTGAAGCATTCACAGCCCTTGCCGAACTGGATGAGGCCAGCAAGGGCGTTCTGGAGGGGCTTGCCCGGCTCTCCACGGCCATGGAAAACGGTCTCGGCGACGCTGGCGCCACCAAGGCCAATCGAGTGGCAGGAGCATCCGGTTCGCAGTAA
- a CDS encoding lysine--tRNA ligase, with translation MTDQSLPPLDLSQEFVEAARKSKAWPFEEARKLVKRIEKRDPSKTVIFETGYGPSGLPHIGTFGEVLRTTMVRTAFRLLTEDKIPTRLLCFSDDLDGMRKIPESVPDRAAMEPYLQMPLSSVPNPFGGDFDSFAAHNNAMLRGFLDTFGFDYEFASATDYYRSGKFDEVLIRATEKYQQIMDVMLPTLGEERQATYSPFLPISPTSGRVLYVPMKDVNPKDGTITFEDETGDDITVSVTGGRVKLQWKPDFGMRWAALDVDFEMFGKDHQTNAPIYDKICNILGGTAPEHYVYELFLDEKGEKISKSKGNGLTIDEWLTYAAPESLALYNYQKPKTAKRLYFDVIPKAVDEYYTFVQKYEEMTVEQKLQNPVWHIHSGSIPKMDMPVPFSMLLNLVSASNAENKGVLWAFISRYAPGVTAHSHPELDALVGYAIRYFDDFVKPAKSFKTPDDVEREALERLDRKLAELPSDADGATIQDAVLDVGRAVERYQDPSKKGPDGGPGVSVAWFSALYQLLLGQEKGPRFGSFVALYGIAETRELIRKALAGELTA, from the coding sequence ATGACCGACCAATCCCTGCCTCCGCTTGACCTGTCGCAAGAGTTTGTCGAGGCGGCCCGGAAATCGAAAGCCTGGCCGTTCGAAGAAGCGCGTAAGCTGGTCAAACGGATCGAGAAACGGGATCCAAGCAAAACGGTCATCTTCGAAACCGGTTACGGCCCCTCCGGCCTGCCCCATATCGGCACCTTCGGGGAAGTCCTGCGCACGACGATGGTGCGCACGGCCTTCCGTCTTCTGACCGAAGACAAGATCCCGACCCGCCTGCTGTGCTTCTCCGACGATCTGGACGGCATGCGCAAGATCCCGGAAAGCGTGCCGGACCGGGCCGCGATGGAACCTTACCTGCAGATGCCGCTCAGCTCCGTGCCGAACCCGTTCGGCGGCGATTTCGACAGCTTTGCCGCGCATAACAATGCCATGCTGCGCGGGTTCCTGGACACGTTCGGCTTCGACTACGAGTTCGCCAGCGCGACCGACTATTACAGGTCCGGCAAGTTCGACGAGGTGCTGATCCGGGCGACCGAGAAATACCAGCAGATCATGGACGTCATGCTGCCGACGCTCGGAGAAGAGCGTCAGGCAACCTATAGTCCTTTCCTGCCGATTTCGCCGACCTCGGGCCGCGTGCTTTACGTGCCGATGAAGGACGTGAACCCGAAGGACGGCACGATCACCTTCGAAGACGAGACGGGCGACGACATCACGGTTTCCGTGACGGGCGGCCGGGTGAAGCTGCAGTGGAAGCCGGATTTCGGCATGCGCTGGGCGGCCCTGGACGTCGATTTCGAAATGTTCGGCAAGGACCACCAGACCAATGCGCCGATCTACGACAAGATCTGCAACATCCTGGGCGGCACCGCGCCGGAACACTACGTCTACGAGCTGTTCCTGGACGAAAAGGGAGAAAAGATCTCCAAGTCCAAGGGCAACGGGCTGACCATCGACGAGTGGCTGACCTACGCGGCGCCCGAAAGCCTTGCGCTGTACAATTACCAGAAGCCCAAGACGGCAAAGAGGCTGTATTTCGACGTCATCCCGAAGGCGGTGGACGAGTACTACACCTTTGTCCAGAAATACGAAGAGATGACGGTGGAGCAGAAGCTGCAGAACCCGGTCTGGCACATTCACTCCGGAAGCATTCCGAAGATGGACATGCCGGTGCCGTTTTCCATGCTGCTCAACCTCGTCTCGGCTTCCAATGCGGAGAACAAGGGCGTGCTGTGGGCGTTCATCTCGCGCTATGCGCCGGGCGTGACGGCCCACAGCCATCCGGAACTGGATGCGCTGGTCGGCTATGCGATCCGCTATTTCGACGACTTCGTCAAACCGGCCAAATCCTTCAAGACGCCGGACGATGTCGAGCGGGAGGCCCTCGAACGACTGGACCGGAAACTGGCCGAACTGCCGTCCGATGCGGACGGAGCGACGATCCAGGACGCGGTCCTGGATGTCGGCCGTGCGGTCGAGCGCTATCAGGACCCGAGCAAGAAGGGCCCGGACGGCGGACCGGGCGTTTCCGTTGCCTGGTTCTCGGCGCTCTACCAGTTGCTGCTCGGCCAGGAAAAGGGCCCGCGCTTCGGGTCCTTCGTGGCGCTCTACGGCATAGCGGAAACCCGCGAGCTGATCCGCAAGGCGCTCGCCGGGGAATTGACGGCCTGA
- a CDS encoding tellurite resistance TerB family protein: MNEPISVQEALIYVMVIVSASDNSMTDNELATIGDMIKMLPVFLDYDNNKIIPAAQRCGDILQEDNGLSLVLELVGDVLPAKLYDTAYALAVEVAAADLEVHQEELRVLQLLRDRFRLDKLTVAAIERGAIARHRTV, encoded by the coding sequence ATGAATGAACCAATCAGTGTGCAGGAAGCCCTCATCTACGTGATGGTCATCGTCTCGGCGTCGGACAACTCGATGACCGACAACGAACTGGCCACGATCGGTGACATGATCAAGATGCTGCCCGTATTCCTGGACTACGACAACAACAAGATCATTCCGGCGGCCCAGCGCTGCGGCGACATCCTGCAGGAGGACAACGGCCTCTCCCTGGTTCTGGAGCTGGTGGGCGATGTCCTGCCGGCGAAGCTCTACGACACGGCCTATGCGCTTGCGGTCGAAGTCGCGGCGGCAGACCTGGAAGTCCATCAGGAAGAACTGCGCGTCCTGCAGCTGCTGCGCGACCGGTTCCGGCTCGACAAGCTGACCGTCGCCGCCATCGAACGCGGCGCGATTGCGCGTCACCGGACGGTTTGA